A stretch of the Mycobacterium sp. ITM-2016-00317 genome encodes the following:
- the rbpA gene encoding RNA polymerase-binding protein RbpA gives MADRVLRGSRLGAVSYETDRNHDLAPRQVARYRTENGEEFDVPFADDAEIPGTWLCRNGLEGTLIEGDVPEPKKVKPPRTHWDMLLERRSVEELEELLKERLEIVKTRRRGN, from the coding sequence ATGGCTGATCGTGTCTTGAGGGGCAGCCGCCTCGGAGCCGTGAGCTACGAGACGGACCGCAATCACGACTTGGCGCCGCGTCAGGTCGCCCGTTACCGCACCGAGAACGGCGAGGAGTTCGACGTCCCGTTCGCCGACGACGCCGAGATCCCCGGCACCTGGCTGTGCCGCAACGGCCTTGAGGGCACCCTGATCGAGGGTGACGTCCCGGAGCCCAAGAAGGTCAAGCCCCCGCGCACCCACTGGGACATGCTGCTGGAGCGCCGCTCGGTGGAAGAGCTCGAGGAACTGCTCAAGGAGCGCCTCGAAATCGTCAAGACCCGCCGCCGCGGGAACTGA
- a CDS encoding LLM class flavin-dependent oxidoreductase, whose protein sequence is MPTARFHWFLPTAGDGRSIVGASHASSQRAEPEGYRPPSRRYLAEIARAADRLGYEGVLTPTGTWCEDAWLTASALLAETERLKFLVAFRPGLVPPTLAPQQAATLQRFSEGRVLLNIVSGGDDTEQRRFGDWIGHDDRYARTDEFLRIVRSVWTQDSVDFKGQFYDVADARVSAPPDPLPQIYFGGSSAAALPVAARHADVYLTWGEPPRDAAAKIANVRTLAEQRGRTLRFGIRLHTISRDTSEAAWAVADELLAALSPGQIAEATALHARSESEGQRRMTALHGGRIDRLEIYPNLWAGVGLVRGGAGTALVGSHAEVADLVAEYHALGFDEFILSGYPHLEEAYWFAEGVLPLLRRKGVA, encoded by the coding sequence GTGCCCACCGCTCGATTCCACTGGTTCCTGCCCACCGCCGGCGACGGCCGGTCCATCGTCGGCGCCTCGCACGCGTCGTCGCAGCGCGCGGAACCGGAGGGCTACCGCCCGCCGTCGCGCCGCTATCTGGCCGAGATCGCCCGCGCCGCGGACAGGCTCGGCTACGAGGGGGTGCTGACCCCGACCGGGACGTGGTGTGAGGACGCCTGGCTGACCGCGTCCGCGCTGCTCGCCGAGACCGAGCGGCTCAAGTTCCTGGTGGCGTTCCGGCCCGGGCTGGTGCCGCCCACGCTGGCCCCCCAGCAGGCCGCGACGCTGCAGCGCTTCTCCGAGGGGCGGGTGCTGCTCAACATCGTCAGCGGCGGTGACGACACCGAACAGCGCCGGTTCGGTGACTGGATCGGCCACGACGACCGGTACGCCAGGACCGACGAGTTCCTGCGCATCGTGCGGTCGGTCTGGACCCAGGACTCGGTCGACTTCAAGGGACAGTTCTACGACGTCGCCGACGCGCGGGTGTCCGCGCCGCCGGACCCGTTGCCGCAGATCTACTTCGGTGGTTCCTCGGCGGCCGCGCTGCCGGTGGCCGCGCGACACGCCGACGTGTACCTGACCTGGGGTGAGCCGCCCCGCGACGCCGCCGCGAAGATCGCGAACGTGCGCACACTGGCCGAACAACGCGGCCGGACGCTGCGCTTCGGGATCCGGCTGCACACGATCAGCCGGGACACCTCCGAAGCGGCCTGGGCGGTGGCCGACGAACTGCTGGCCGCGCTGAGCCCCGGACAGATCGCCGAAGCCACCGCGCTGCACGCCCGTTCGGAGTCGGAGGGACAACGCCGGATGACCGCCCTGCACGGCGGCCGGATCGACCGGCTGGAGATCTATCCGAACCTGTGGGCGGGCGTGGGTCTGGTGCGCGGGGGCGCGGGCACCGCGCTGGTCGGCAGCCACGCCGAGGTCGCCGACCTGGTCGCCGAGTACCACGCGCTGGGTTTCGACGAGTTCATCCTGTCCGGCTACCCGCATCTGGAGGAGGCGTACTGGTTCGCCGAGGGCGTGCTTCCGCTGCTGCGGCGCAAAGGTGTCGCCTGA
- the lnt gene encoding apolipoprotein N-acyltransferase, whose amino-acid sequence MVDAPSRLARFANAVADRWHVLAVTLAAGLLLCLSFPPFGWWYAAIPAFALLGWVLTRTSTTVAGGAGYGLLFGLAFYLPLLPWISGLVGAVPWLALSLAEALFPALFGLVAVSVRKLPGWPLWFAGLWSAQEWLKSTVPFGGFPWGVVGFSQTEGPLLPLAYIGGAPLVSFAVVLLGFSLAALILAIFTWWRRDAKARAAAPPSVVLPGLCVTLVLLAATLAWPNVRKAALGVADEPPVTVAAVQGNVPRLGLDFNAQRRAVLDNHVRETLRLADDVRAGRAARPMLVIWPENSSDIDPLANPDAAQLISAAAAAVDAPILVGGVVAAPGHSRTNPVSNNTVIVWNPGTGPAERHDKRIVQPFGEYLPWRDLFRRLSSYADRAGYFVPGDGDGVVRAAGIPVGITTCWEVIFDRAARESVLAGAQFLAVPSNNATFDEAMSEQQLAFGRLRAVEHDRFVVVAGTTGISAVIAPDGREIARTGWFEPAYLDQQIRLKSTLTPATRFGPYLEAALVALGAAGVLGAMLHNGLFVPARWRGRRSTTDDDKGAT is encoded by the coding sequence ATGGTTGACGCACCTTCGCGGCTCGCCCGGTTCGCGAACGCGGTCGCCGACCGCTGGCACGTCCTCGCCGTCACCCTGGCCGCCGGCCTGCTGCTGTGTCTGAGCTTCCCGCCGTTCGGCTGGTGGTACGCGGCGATCCCGGCGTTCGCGCTGCTGGGTTGGGTGCTGACCCGCACCTCCACCACGGTTGCCGGCGGCGCCGGCTACGGCCTGCTTTTCGGCCTGGCGTTCTATCTGCCGCTGCTGCCGTGGATCAGCGGTCTGGTCGGCGCGGTGCCATGGCTGGCGCTCAGTCTCGCCGAGGCGCTGTTCCCGGCGCTGTTCGGCCTGGTCGCGGTCTCGGTGCGGAAGCTGCCCGGCTGGCCGCTGTGGTTCGCCGGGCTGTGGTCGGCGCAGGAATGGCTGAAGTCGACGGTGCCGTTCGGCGGCTTCCCGTGGGGTGTCGTCGGCTTCTCGCAGACCGAGGGCCCGCTGCTGCCGCTGGCCTACATCGGCGGTGCACCGCTGGTGTCGTTCGCCGTGGTGCTGCTCGGGTTCAGCCTGGCCGCACTCATCCTGGCGATCTTCACTTGGTGGCGGCGCGACGCGAAGGCGCGCGCCGCCGCACCGCCGTCGGTGGTGCTGCCCGGGTTGTGCGTGACGCTCGTGCTGCTGGCGGCGACACTGGCCTGGCCGAACGTCCGCAAGGCCGCCCTCGGCGTGGCCGACGAGCCGCCCGTCACCGTCGCAGCCGTGCAGGGCAACGTGCCCCGTCTGGGCCTGGACTTCAACGCCCAGCGCCGCGCGGTGCTCGACAACCACGTCCGGGAAACGCTGCGGCTGGCCGACGACGTGCGCGCCGGCCGGGCCGCGCGGCCGATGCTGGTGATCTGGCCGGAGAACTCGTCGGACATCGACCCGTTGGCCAACCCGGACGCGGCCCAGCTGATCTCGGCCGCCGCCGCCGCGGTGGACGCGCCGATCCTGGTCGGCGGGGTGGTCGCGGCGCCGGGCCACAGCCGCACCAATCCGGTGTCGAATAACACCGTGATCGTGTGGAACCCCGGAACCGGACCGGCCGAGCGCCACGACAAGCGGATCGTCCAGCCGTTCGGCGAATACCTGCCGTGGCGGGACCTTTTCCGCCGGCTGTCGTCCTACGCCGACCGGGCCGGCTACTTCGTGCCCGGTGACGGCGACGGGGTGGTGCGGGCCGCGGGCATCCCGGTCGGCATCACCACGTGCTGGGAGGTCATCTTCGACCGGGCGGCGCGGGAATCGGTGCTCGCCGGGGCGCAGTTTCTCGCCGTGCCGAGCAACAACGCCACCTTCGACGAGGCGATGAGCGAGCAGCAATTGGCCTTCGGCAGGCTGCGCGCGGTCGAGCACGACCGCTTCGTCGTGGTCGCCGGCACCACCGGCATCAGCGCGGTGATCGCGCCGGACGGGCGTGAGATCGCTCGCACCGGCTGGTTCGAACCGGCGTACCTGGACCAGCAGATTCGGCTGAAGAGCACGTTGACACCGGCGACCCGGTTCGGCCCCTACCTCGAAGCGGCGCTGGTGGCCCTCGGCGCTGCCGGAGTTCTCGGGGCGATGCTGCACAATGGTCTCTTCGTGCCCGCACGATGGAGGGGTCGGCGATCGACCACCGACGACGACAAAGGAGCCACATGA
- a CDS encoding PPOX class F420-dependent oxidoreductase, translating to MTAPRFEDVYREKYLLLTTFTKDGRPKPTPVWGVPHGGKLLISTDDGSWKTKRIKNTPRVTIQKCGVLGKPKGEPVEAVARNLPKSETRRVFDMVTRRYWWHSWWWVPQALLRGGVDKVHAAIEVEAAPA from the coding sequence ATGACCGCTCCGAGGTTCGAGGACGTCTACCGCGAGAAGTACCTGCTGCTGACCACGTTCACCAAGGATGGCCGACCGAAGCCCACGCCGGTGTGGGGCGTGCCCCACGGTGGCAAGCTGCTGATCAGCACCGACGATGGCTCGTGGAAGACCAAACGGATCAAGAACACGCCTCGGGTCACCATCCAGAAGTGCGGCGTGCTGGGAAAGCCCAAGGGTGAACCCGTCGAAGCGGTGGCCCGCAACCTGCCCAAGTCCGAGACCCGGCGGGTGTTCGACATGGTGACCAGGCGTTACTGGTGGCATTCCTGGTGGTGGGTCCCGCAGGCACTGCTGCGCGGCGGGGTGGACAAGGTGCACGCGGCCATCGAGGTCGAGGCAGCGCCGGCCTGA
- a CDS encoding alpha/beta fold hydrolase — MTSADFALPPSPRVWRWDDFVLDSVRYQLRCGDIEIRVEPQVFDVLTHLVRHSERFVTKDELFDTVWGGRFVGDAALTSRIKAVRRALGDDGESQRYIRTIRGRGYQFVGSLRPGPDGAATPPAPDRDVPRQHIAFTRAVDGARLAYSVCGAGPPLVRAANWMTHLGYDVESPVWRHWVRDMSARHTFVRYDERGCGLSDWAVDGFAFADWVSDLESVVEAAGLERFALLGVSQGGAVAVAYAARHPGRVTRLVLCGAYAAGRAVRAHTPDEKRAAALDLDLARVGWGRDDPAFRQVFAAQFLPDGSRADWAAFDQLQRRTTSPENAVRFLEEFGRVDVRDLCDRIRCPTLVLHSRDDHRVPLRCGEELAALIPGADLVTLASNNHLLTGAEPAWQVFCAEVEAFLAA; from the coding sequence GTGACCAGCGCAGATTTTGCGCTTCCCCCGTCGCCGCGAGTGTGGCGCTGGGACGACTTCGTCCTCGACTCGGTCCGCTACCAGCTGCGCTGTGGCGACATCGAGATCCGGGTCGAACCGCAGGTGTTCGATGTGCTGACCCACCTGGTCAGGCACAGCGAGCGCTTCGTCACCAAAGATGAGCTTTTCGACACCGTCTGGGGCGGGCGTTTCGTCGGGGACGCGGCGCTGACCAGCCGGATCAAAGCGGTCCGGCGTGCTCTCGGCGACGACGGCGAGTCGCAGCGCTACATCCGCACCATCCGCGGGCGCGGGTATCAATTCGTCGGGAGCCTTCGCCCCGGTCCGGACGGCGCCGCGACCCCGCCCGCACCCGACCGCGACGTGCCCCGCCAGCACATCGCGTTCACCCGGGCCGTCGACGGTGCGCGGCTGGCCTACTCGGTCTGCGGAGCCGGGCCGCCGTTGGTGCGCGCGGCGAACTGGATGACCCATCTGGGCTATGACGTGGAGAGCCCGGTGTGGCGGCACTGGGTCCGCGACATGTCGGCGCGGCACACGTTCGTCCGCTACGACGAACGCGGATGCGGGTTGTCGGACTGGGCGGTCGACGGCTTCGCCTTCGCCGACTGGGTCAGCGATCTGGAGTCCGTGGTCGAGGCGGCGGGGCTGGAGAGGTTCGCGTTGCTCGGGGTGTCCCAGGGCGGTGCGGTGGCGGTGGCCTATGCGGCCCGGCACCCCGGTCGGGTGACCCGGCTGGTGCTGTGCGGCGCGTACGCCGCGGGTCGCGCGGTGAGGGCGCATACGCCGGACGAGAAGCGCGCTGCCGCATTGGATCTCGATCTCGCCCGGGTCGGGTGGGGCCGGGACGACCCGGCTTTCCGGCAGGTGTTCGCCGCGCAGTTCCTGCCCGACGGCAGCCGCGCGGACTGGGCGGCGTTCGACCAGTTGCAGCGCCGCACCACCTCGCCGGAGAACGCGGTGCGCTTCCTGGAGGAGTTTGGCCGCGTCGACGTGCGCGACCTGTGCGACCGGATCCGTTGCCCGACGTTGGTGCTGCACTCCCGCGACGATCACCGCGTCCCGTTGCGTTGCGGCGAGGAGTTGGCCGCGCTCATCCCGGGCGCCGATCTGGTCACGCTCGCCAGCAACAACCACCTGCTCACCGGAGCCGAGCCGGCGTGGCAGGTGTTCTGCGCCGAGGTCGAGGCCTTCCTGGCCGCCTGA
- a CDS encoding carboxylesterase/lipase family protein, with protein sequence MHEHTVRVKTLSGTVEGFTRDGVNRWRSIPYARPPVGPLRYRAPRPVQPWPGVRYCHGFGSCAPQQRMYTLLAPGRYQPMSEDCLTLNVVAPKRAQAGDALPVMVFIHGGGYMLGSSATPIYDGAALARRGCVYISVNYRLGALGCLELSSLSTGDITIDDNLFLRDLVMALRWVRDNVEAFGGDPDNVTIFGESAGAHAVATLMATPEAEGLFAQAISQSPGSGMISSAEIAEDYATRFARQLGASGTDGAQALMAARPAELVAALDRLVIESQRDMLGAFAIGPTFGTPYLPEDPVEAMREGTAHRVPLIVGTNADEGRLFTRFLKLLPTNEPAIERLLAHLEPDARQRILAAYPGYPNADACVRFGGDFIFGSAVWQIAQAHSAHAPTYVYRYDYATRALRWSGMGATHATELLAVFDVYRSRYGRLLAAGLDSRAAAKVSDDMQSRWLGFAGNGVPGADWPRYRHDDRAVMVLDRRRHVEFDPHADRRMAWEDFFLTAR encoded by the coding sequence ATGCACGAGCACACCGTCCGGGTGAAGACCCTCTCGGGCACCGTGGAGGGATTCACGCGCGACGGCGTGAACCGCTGGCGGTCGATCCCGTACGCACGCCCGCCGGTCGGACCACTGCGGTACCGCGCACCGCGGCCGGTGCAGCCGTGGCCCGGCGTCCGGTACTGCCACGGGTTCGGGTCCTGTGCGCCGCAGCAGCGCATGTACACGTTGCTGGCCCCGGGCAGGTACCAGCCGATGAGCGAGGACTGTCTGACGCTCAACGTGGTCGCACCGAAGCGCGCCCAGGCCGGCGACGCGCTGCCGGTGATGGTGTTCATCCACGGCGGCGGGTACATGCTGGGCAGCTCCGCCACCCCGATCTACGACGGTGCGGCGCTGGCCCGCAGGGGATGTGTCTACATCTCGGTCAACTACCGGCTCGGCGCGCTCGGGTGCCTGGAGCTGTCGTCGCTGTCGACTGGTGACATCACGATCGACGACAACCTGTTCCTGCGTGACCTGGTGATGGCGCTGCGCTGGGTGCGCGACAACGTCGAGGCGTTCGGTGGGGACCCGGACAACGTGACGATCTTCGGCGAGAGCGCGGGCGCGCACGCAGTGGCCACGCTGATGGCCACTCCGGAGGCCGAAGGGCTGTTCGCCCAGGCGATCTCGCAGAGCCCGGGCAGCGGGATGATCAGCAGCGCCGAGATCGCCGAGGACTACGCCACCCGGTTCGCCCGTCAACTCGGCGCGAGCGGGACCGACGGGGCGCAGGCATTGATGGCCGCGCGGCCTGCCGAACTGGTCGCCGCACTGGACCGGCTGGTGATCGAAAGCCAGCGGGACATGCTGGGCGCGTTCGCGATCGGGCCCACGTTCGGGACGCCCTACCTGCCGGAGGATCCGGTGGAGGCGATGCGGGAGGGCACCGCACACCGGGTGCCGCTGATCGTCGGTACCAACGCCGACGAGGGCCGGTTGTTCACCCGGTTCCTGAAGTTGTTACCCACCAACGAACCGGCGATCGAGAGGTTGCTGGCTCATCTGGAACCTGATGCGCGGCAACGGATCCTGGCGGCCTACCCCGGCTACCCGAATGCCGACGCCTGTGTCCGCTTCGGCGGTGACTTCATCTTCGGTTCGGCGGTGTGGCAGATCGCCCAGGCGCACTCCGCGCACGCACCGACCTACGTCTACCGCTACGACTACGCCACCAGGGCGCTGCGCTGGTCCGGCATGGGTGCCACGCACGCCACCGAGCTGCTGGCCGTGTTCGACGTGTACCGCTCCCGGTACGGCCGGCTGCTCGCCGCCGGGCTGGACTCGCGTGCGGCGGCCAAGGTGTCCGATGACATGCAGAGCAGGTGGCTCGGGTTCGCCGGGAACGGAGTGCCCGGGGCGGACTGGCCCCGCTACCGCCACGACGATCGCGCGGTGATGGTGCTCGACCGGCGTCGCCACGTGGAATTCGACCCGCACGCCGACCGCCGGATGGCCTGGGAGGACTTCTTCCTCACCGCCCGCTGA
- a CDS encoding ABC transporter permease, which produces MTTPLAQRNSRRADRRWALIRLASPFALLGLWQLGSALGVIPQDVLPAPSLILEAGVELVENGQLADALAVSGLRVVEGLLLGGVVGIALGTAVGLSRWFEATVDPPMQMVRALPHLGLIPLFIIWFGIGELPKVLLVALGVSFPLYLNTFSAIRQVDPKLFETAQVLGFSFWQRFRTIIVPSAAPQVLVGVRQSLAIAWLTLIVAEQINADKGIGFLIMNARDFLRIDIIIFGLIVYALLGIGTDALVRALERRASRYR; this is translated from the coding sequence CTGACAACGCCACTGGCCCAGCGCAATTCGCGCAGGGCCGACCGCAGGTGGGCGCTGATCCGGCTCGCCTCACCGTTTGCGCTGCTGGGCCTGTGGCAGCTCGGCAGCGCGCTCGGGGTCATCCCGCAGGACGTGCTGCCCGCGCCGTCGCTGATCCTGGAAGCCGGCGTCGAACTCGTCGAGAACGGCCAGCTCGCCGACGCGCTCGCGGTCTCGGGACTGCGCGTCGTCGAGGGCCTGCTGCTCGGCGGCGTGGTCGGGATCGCGCTCGGTACCGCGGTGGGACTGTCCCGCTGGTTCGAGGCCACCGTCGACCCGCCGATGCAGATGGTGCGCGCCCTGCCGCATCTGGGCCTCATCCCGCTGTTCATCATCTGGTTCGGCATCGGCGAGCTGCCCAAGGTGCTGCTCGTCGCACTCGGGGTGAGCTTCCCGCTGTACCTGAACACCTTCTCGGCCATCCGCCAGGTGGACCCCAAACTGTTCGAAACCGCTCAGGTGCTGGGCTTTTCGTTCTGGCAGCGCTTCCGCACGATCATCGTCCCCAGCGCCGCGCCGCAGGTTCTGGTCGGGGTGCGCCAGTCGCTGGCGATCGCGTGGCTGACGCTGATCGTCGCCGAACAGATCAACGCCGACAAAGGCATCGGCTTCCTGATCATGAACGCGCGCGACTTCCTTCGCATCGACATCATCATTTTCGGCCTGATCGTCTACGCCCTGCTCGGGATCGGCACCGACGCGCTCGTCCGTGCCCTCGAGCGTCGAGCCTCGAGGTATCGCTGA
- a CDS encoding ABC transporter substrate-binding protein, protein MTRILAVVAVLTLLLTGCVSRQDTAGVGQAPATVPLTELADLTLQVGDQKGGTEALLRAAGMLDDLPYRIAFSTFTSGPPQIEAATAGKIDFAVTGNTPPIFGAAANARVKVVSAYDGSGRGDKILVHADSPLRAVTDLAGRRVAIAKGSSAHGNVLAQLQRAGLSISDVELVFLQPADALGAFTQRQVDAWAVWDPYTAQAESDIAVRSIAEATGVTNGAGFGVASDQALADPKRNTAISDLLVRYAKAVQWAYDHPDEWARSYAASVGLSPEVAAAAQGRSLRLPFALSDELVASQQELADLFAESGQIADAPEFANWVDQRYAETLAPLYLNRS, encoded by the coding sequence GTGACCAGAATCCTGGCCGTCGTCGCGGTCCTGACCCTGCTGCTGACCGGCTGCGTGAGCCGGCAGGACACCGCGGGCGTCGGGCAGGCCCCGGCGACGGTGCCGCTGACCGAACTGGCCGATCTCACGTTGCAGGTGGGCGACCAGAAGGGTGGCACGGAGGCACTGCTGCGCGCCGCGGGCATGCTCGACGACCTGCCTTACCGGATCGCGTTCTCCACCTTCACCTCCGGCCCGCCGCAGATCGAGGCCGCCACCGCAGGCAAGATCGACTTCGCCGTCACCGGCAACACCCCGCCGATCTTCGGGGCCGCGGCCAACGCCAGGGTCAAGGTCGTCTCGGCCTACGACGGCAGCGGTCGCGGCGACAAGATCCTGGTGCACGCGGATTCGCCGCTTCGGGCGGTCACCGACCTGGCAGGCCGGCGGGTCGCGATCGCCAAGGGCAGCTCGGCGCACGGCAACGTGCTGGCGCAGCTTCAGCGGGCCGGCCTGTCGATCTCGGACGTGGAACTGGTCTTCCTGCAACCGGCGGATGCCCTCGGGGCGTTCACCCAGCGCCAGGTCGACGCATGGGCAGTGTGGGACCCCTACACCGCGCAGGCCGAGTCCGACATCGCGGTGCGCAGCATCGCGGAGGCTACGGGCGTGACCAACGGCGCCGGCTTCGGCGTCGCCTCCGACCAGGCGCTGGCCGACCCGAAACGCAACACCGCGATCAGCGACCTGCTGGTCCGCTACGCCAAGGCGGTGCAGTGGGCCTACGACCACCCCGACGAGTGGGCCCGCAGCTACGCCGCGTCGGTGGGATTGAGCCCGGAGGTGGCAGCCGCCGCCCAAGGCCGCAGCCTGCGGTTGCCGTTCGCACTGTCGGACGAACTCGTGGCCTCCCAACAGGAGCTGGCCGACCTGTTCGCCGAGTCCGGGCAGATCGCCGACGCCCCCGAGTTCGCGAACTGGGTCGACCAGCGCTACGCCGAAACCCTTGCACCCCTGTACCTCAACCGCAGCTAG
- a CDS encoding polyprenol monophosphomannose synthase encodes MSVPGGMSDGSAPGVRPTRRTLVIIPTYNEHQNLPLILGRVLEAQPDVHVLIVDDDSPDGTGRLADELSVADPDRVHVLHRTSKEGLGAAYLAGFAWGLGRQYTVLVEMDADGSHPPEQLDRLLRAVDAGADVVIGSRYVDGGEVVNWPRRRLVLSRTANGYSRILLGVEIHDITAGYRAYRREVLEKIDLGAVDTKGYGFQVDLTWRSINAGFTVVEVPITFTEREHGVSKMDGSTIREAIFKVAQWGLRARLDRARGIAR; translated from the coding sequence ATGAGCGTCCCAGGTGGCATGAGCGACGGCTCTGCACCCGGCGTGCGTCCCACCCGCCGCACCCTGGTGATCATCCCCACCTACAACGAGCACCAGAACCTTCCGCTGATCCTCGGACGGGTGCTCGAGGCGCAGCCCGACGTCCACGTCCTGATCGTCGACGACGACAGCCCCGACGGCACCGGCCGGCTGGCCGACGAGCTGTCCGTGGCCGATCCCGACCGGGTGCACGTGCTGCACCGCACGTCCAAAGAGGGCCTCGGCGCGGCCTACCTGGCCGGGTTCGCGTGGGGGCTGGGACGCCAGTACACCGTGCTCGTGGAGATGGACGCCGACGGCAGCCATCCGCCCGAGCAGCTCGACCGGCTGCTGCGCGCGGTCGACGCTGGCGCCGACGTGGTGATCGGGTCGCGGTACGTCGACGGCGGGGAAGTGGTGAACTGGCCGCGCCGGCGACTGGTGCTGTCGCGCACCGCCAACGGCTACTCGCGCATCCTGCTCGGCGTGGAGATCCACGACATCACCGCCGGCTACCGGGCGTACCGGCGCGAGGTGCTGGAGAAGATCGACCTCGGCGCAGTCGACACCAAGGGCTACGGGTTCCAGGTGGATCTGACGTGGCGGTCGATCAACGCCGGCTTCACCGTCGTCGAGGTGCCCATCACGTTCACCGAACGCGAGCACGGCGTATCCAAGATGGATGGTTCGACCATCCGGGAGGCGATCTTCAAGGTCGCCCAATGGGGTTTGCGCGCCCGGTTGGACCGGGCGCGCGGGATCGCCCGCTGA
- a CDS encoding PPOX class F420-dependent oxidoreductase has product MTATFADVAKSDYILLTTFTKDGRPKPTAIWAAPADDGLIAITQETSWKVKRIRNTARVTIAPCDKAGKPKGEAVEATARILDKSANAATYDALAKRYGLLGKVFNFFSKLRGGMRKNVSVEIKPVN; this is encoded by the coding sequence ATGACCGCCACTTTCGCCGACGTCGCCAAGTCCGACTACATCCTGCTGACCACGTTCACCAAGGATGGTCGGCCGAAGCCGACCGCGATCTGGGCGGCTCCGGCGGATGACGGTCTGATCGCGATCACCCAGGAGACGTCGTGGAAGGTCAAGCGGATCCGCAACACCGCGCGGGTGACGATCGCCCCGTGCGACAAGGCCGGTAAGCCCAAGGGCGAAGCGGTCGAGGCGACGGCGCGGATCCTGGACAAGTCGGCCAACGCCGCGACCTACGACGCGCTCGCCAAGCGGTACGGGCTGCTCGGAAAGGTGTTCAACTTCTTCTCCAAGCTGCGCGGCGGCATGCGGAAGAACGTTTCGGTGGAGATCAAACCGGTCAACTAG
- a CDS encoding FxsA family protein: MAMRLFLVYAVLELAVLVALTSAIGFGWTVLLFAGTFLLGLVLAGSQLRRQLRRLQSGLTLADAQGAVADSALVALGTVLVVIPGLASSVLGALLLLPPTRAAARPVITAMAARRAPLIVGVSTFGSAAAGRGGRGEYIDGEVVEVIDDVDRPDAADVRVDRPRLPE, encoded by the coding sequence ATGGCGATGCGGCTGTTCCTGGTCTATGCGGTGCTCGAGTTGGCGGTCCTGGTGGCACTCACCTCGGCGATCGGTTTCGGCTGGACGGTGCTGCTGTTCGCCGGCACGTTCCTGCTCGGCCTGGTGCTGGCCGGCTCGCAACTGCGCCGTCAGCTGCGCCGGCTGCAGTCCGGGTTGACGCTGGCCGACGCGCAGGGGGCGGTCGCCGACAGCGCGCTGGTGGCGCTCGGTACCGTGCTCGTCGTGATTCCCGGCCTGGCCAGTTCCGTCCTCGGCGCGCTGCTGCTGCTCCCGCCGACGCGTGCCGCGGCACGCCCCGTCATCACCGCGATGGCGGCGCGCCGCGCCCCGCTGATCGTCGGGGTGAGCACCTTCGGTTCGGCCGCGGCCGGCCGCGGCGGACGGGGCGAGTACATCGACGGTGAGGTCGTCGAGGTCATCGACGACGTCGATCGCCCGGACGCCGCCGACGTGCGCGTGGACCGGCCCCGCCTGCCGGAGTGA
- a CDS encoding ABC transporter ATP-binding protein, with protein sequence MTLISQVSEHVPDVRNTPAGELRHVHKWYGAHHVLDDVSVRVERGRIVALIGRSGSGKSTVLRVLAGLSTDHTGERTVAGAPALAFQEPRLFPWRDVRTNVAYGLTRSRLPRSEATARAERALADVGLGDRPRAWPRTLSGGQAQRVSLARALVAEPELLLLDEPFGALDALTRLSMRGLLIDLWREHGFGVLLVTHDVDEAVALADRVLVLEDGRIVHTLEIPDPRPGPGQGHADAYRAELLEKLGVQL encoded by the coding sequence ATGACCCTGATCTCCCAAGTCTCCGAACATGTTCCGGACGTCCGCAACACGCCTGCCGGCGAGCTGCGGCACGTGCACAAGTGGTACGGCGCGCACCACGTGCTCGACGACGTGTCGGTGCGCGTCGAGCGTGGCCGGATCGTCGCGCTGATCGGGCGCAGCGGATCCGGTAAGTCCACGGTGTTGCGGGTGCTGGCCGGGCTGTCCACCGACCACACCGGTGAGCGGACCGTCGCAGGTGCGCCGGCGCTGGCGTTCCAGGAGCCGCGGCTGTTCCCGTGGCGCGACGTGCGCACCAACGTCGCGTACGGGCTCACCCGCAGCCGGCTGCCCAGGTCCGAGGCGACCGCCCGCGCCGAGCGTGCGCTGGCCGACGTCGGCCTCGGCGACCGCCCCCGCGCGTGGCCGCGGACCCTGTCCGGCGGTCAGGCCCAACGGGTCTCGCTGGCCAGGGCCCTGGTGGCCGAGCCCGAACTGCTGCTGCTCGATGAGCCGTTCGGCGCGCTGGACGCATTGACCAGGCTGTCCATGCGCGGCCTCCTGATCGACCTGTGGCGTGAGCACGGATTCGGCGTGCTGCTGGTCACCCACGACGTCGACGAGGCCGTCGCACTCGCCGACCGGGTGTTGGTGCTCGAGGACGGCCGCATCGTCCACACCCTGGAGATCCCCGATCCGCGCCCCGGGCCCGGGCAGGGCCACGCCGACGCCTACCGTGCCGAACTGCTCGAGAAACTGGGAGTCCAGCTGTGA